Proteins encoded by one window of Musa acuminata AAA Group cultivar baxijiao chromosome BXJ2-9, Cavendish_Baxijiao_AAA, whole genome shotgun sequence:
- the LOC135623234 gene encoding RNA-binding protein BRN1-like isoform X3: MAEGEKRGGERGEESVKLFVGQVPKHMTEEELMDLFKEVALVDEVSIIKDKVTKASRGCCFLFCPSRQEADKAVAACHNKRTLPGASSPMQVKYADGEPERLEHKLFIGMLPKNISDTEVAVLFSKYGTIRDLLILRGSQQISKAGCAFLKYETKEQALTALEALNGKHRMEGSSVPLVVKWADTEKERQARRAQKAQSQASNVSNPSSMQQPSIFGALPMGYMSPYNGYGYQPPGTYGLMQYPLASMRNQAAFHNMIPSVNQGLQYPLAYPADSGHLGDSNGSGHPVNIKTNPAKSSSPTTNSGTQIEGPPGANLFIYHIPQEYGDQELSNAFQGFGRVLSAKVFIDKATGVSKCFGFVSYDTPAAAQAAINVMNGFQLGGKKLKVQLKKENKVNHINGEIRL, translated from the exons ATGGCGGAAGGAGAGAAGAGAGGAGGGGAGAGGGGAGAAGAGAGCGTGAAGCTGTTTGTGGGACAGGTACCTAAGCACATGACGGAGGAGGAGCTCATGGACCTGTTCAAGGAGGTGGCTCTCGTCGACGAAGTCAGCATCATCAAGGACAAAGTCACCAAGGCGTCCCGAG GTTGCTGTTTCCTGTTCTGCCCGTCGCGGCAGGAGGCCGACAAGGCGGTCGCGGCGTGCCATAACAAGCGGACGCTCCCCGGT GCTTCTAGTCCAATGCAAGTGAAGTATGCTGATGGTGAGCCGGAAAGGCTAG AGCACAAGCTTTTCATTGGAATGCTTCCAAAGAACATATCTGATACTGAAGTTGCAGTGTTATTTTCAAAATATGGTACTATTAGGGACTTACTGATCTTGAGAGGTTCTCAACAAATAAGTAAAG CAGGCTGTGCatttttgaaatatgaaacaaaagAACAGGCTTTGACAGCCCTTGAAGCCTTAAATGGGAAACATAGGATGGAG GGTTCAAGTGTGCCTCTGGTTGTTAAGTGGGCTGACACAGAAAAGGAAAGGCAAGCTCGAAGGGCACAAAAAGCTCAATCTCAGGCATCTAATGTTTCTAATCCCAGTTCAATGCAGCAGCCATCAATATTTGGAGCATTACCAATGGGGTATATGTCTCCATATAATGGATATGGGTATCAG CCACCTGGAACTTATGGACTTATGCAGTATCCTCTAGCTTCAATGCGAAATCAAGCTGCATTTCATAATATGATCCCATCAGTTAATCAAG GTCTTCAATATCCATTGGCATATCCAGCGGATAGTGGGCATTTGGGTGATTCTAATGGTTCAGGCCATCCTGTTAATATTAAAACCAACCCAGCAAAATCTTCAAGCCCTACCACAAATTCTGGAACTCAGATAGAAG GCCCTCCTGGAGctaatttatttatatatcatATTCCACAAGAATATGGCGATCAAGAGCTCTCAAATGCCTTTCAGGGATTTGGCAGGGTTTTAAGTGCTAAAGTGTTTATAGACAAAGCAACTGGTGTTAGTAAATGCTTTG GTTTCGTCAGTTATGACACGCCTGCAGCTGCCCAGGCTGCCATCAATGTGATGAATGGCTTCCAATTAGGTGGTAAGAAGTTGAAGGTACAacttaagaaagaaaacaaaGTAAACCACATAAATGGTGAAATTCGTTTATGA
- the LOC135623234 gene encoding RNA-binding protein BRN1-like isoform X1, whose protein sequence is MAEGEKRGGERGEESVKLFVGQVPKHMTEEELMDLFKEVALVDEVSIIKDKVTKASRGCCFLFCPSRQEADKAVAACHNKRTLPGASSPMQVKYADGEPERLEHKLFIGMLPKNISDTEVAVLFSKYGTIRDLLILRGSQQISKAGCAFLKYETKEQALTALEALNGKHRMEGSSVPLVVKWADTEKERQARRAQKAQSQASNVSNPSSMQQPSIFGALPMGYMSPYNGYGYQPPGTYGLMQYPLASMRNQAAFHNMIPSVNQGNAVRGISSDVSPGTGPRNLNTTQPGGFIGSPYPILSGLQYPLAYPADSGHLGDSNGSGHPVNIKTNPAKSSSPTTNSGTQIEGPPGANLFIYHIPQEYGDQELSNAFQGFGRVLSAKVFIDKATGVSKCFGFVSYDTPAAAQAAINVMNGFQLGGKKLKVQLKKENKVNHINGEIRL, encoded by the exons ATGGCGGAAGGAGAGAAGAGAGGAGGGGAGAGGGGAGAAGAGAGCGTGAAGCTGTTTGTGGGACAGGTACCTAAGCACATGACGGAGGAGGAGCTCATGGACCTGTTCAAGGAGGTGGCTCTCGTCGACGAAGTCAGCATCATCAAGGACAAAGTCACCAAGGCGTCCCGAG GTTGCTGTTTCCTGTTCTGCCCGTCGCGGCAGGAGGCCGACAAGGCGGTCGCGGCGTGCCATAACAAGCGGACGCTCCCCGGT GCTTCTAGTCCAATGCAAGTGAAGTATGCTGATGGTGAGCCGGAAAGGCTAG AGCACAAGCTTTTCATTGGAATGCTTCCAAAGAACATATCTGATACTGAAGTTGCAGTGTTATTTTCAAAATATGGTACTATTAGGGACTTACTGATCTTGAGAGGTTCTCAACAAATAAGTAAAG CAGGCTGTGCatttttgaaatatgaaacaaaagAACAGGCTTTGACAGCCCTTGAAGCCTTAAATGGGAAACATAGGATGGAG GGTTCAAGTGTGCCTCTGGTTGTTAAGTGGGCTGACACAGAAAAGGAAAGGCAAGCTCGAAGGGCACAAAAAGCTCAATCTCAGGCATCTAATGTTTCTAATCCCAGTTCAATGCAGCAGCCATCAATATTTGGAGCATTACCAATGGGGTATATGTCTCCATATAATGGATATGGGTATCAG CCACCTGGAACTTATGGACTTATGCAGTATCCTCTAGCTTCAATGCGAAATCAAGCTGCATTTCATAATATGATCCCATCAGTTAATCAAGGTAATGCAGTGCGTGGGATCAGTTCAGATGTTTCTCCAGGCACAGGACCTAGAAATTTAAATACAACCCAACCCGGTGGCTTCATAGGTTCACCATATCCCATATTGTCAGGTCTTCAATATCCATTGGCATATCCAGCGGATAGTGGGCATTTGGGTGATTCTAATGGTTCAGGCCATCCTGTTAATATTAAAACCAACCCAGCAAAATCTTCAAGCCCTACCACAAATTCTGGAACTCAGATAGAAG GCCCTCCTGGAGctaatttatttatatatcatATTCCACAAGAATATGGCGATCAAGAGCTCTCAAATGCCTTTCAGGGATTTGGCAGGGTTTTAAGTGCTAAAGTGTTTATAGACAAAGCAACTGGTGTTAGTAAATGCTTTG GTTTCGTCAGTTATGACACGCCTGCAGCTGCCCAGGCTGCCATCAATGTGATGAATGGCTTCCAATTAGGTGGTAAGAAGTTGAAGGTACAacttaagaaagaaaacaaaGTAAACCACATAAATGGTGAAATTCGTTTATGA
- the LOC135623234 gene encoding RNA-binding protein BRN1-like isoform X4: MQVKYADGEPERLEHKLFIGMLPKNISDTEVAVLFSKYGTIRDLLILRGSQQISKAGCAFLKYETKEQALTALEALNGKHRMEGSSVPLVVKWADTEKERQARRAQKAQSQASNVSNPSSMQQPSIFGALPMGYMSPYNGYGYQPPGTYGLMQYPLASMRNQAAFHNMIPSVNQGNAVRGISSDVSPGTGPRNLNTTQPGGFIGSPYPILSGLQYPLAYPADSGHLGDSNGSGHPVNIKTNPAKSSSPTTNSGTQIEGPPGANLFIYHIPQEYGDQELSNAFQGFGRVLSAKVFIDKATGVSKCFGFVSYDTPAAAQAAINVMNGFQLGGKKLKVQLKKENKVNHINGEIRL, from the exons ATGCAAGTGAAGTATGCTGATGGTGAGCCGGAAAGGCTAG AGCACAAGCTTTTCATTGGAATGCTTCCAAAGAACATATCTGATACTGAAGTTGCAGTGTTATTTTCAAAATATGGTACTATTAGGGACTTACTGATCTTGAGAGGTTCTCAACAAATAAGTAAAG CAGGCTGTGCatttttgaaatatgaaacaaaagAACAGGCTTTGACAGCCCTTGAAGCCTTAAATGGGAAACATAGGATGGAG GGTTCAAGTGTGCCTCTGGTTGTTAAGTGGGCTGACACAGAAAAGGAAAGGCAAGCTCGAAGGGCACAAAAAGCTCAATCTCAGGCATCTAATGTTTCTAATCCCAGTTCAATGCAGCAGCCATCAATATTTGGAGCATTACCAATGGGGTATATGTCTCCATATAATGGATATGGGTATCAG CCACCTGGAACTTATGGACTTATGCAGTATCCTCTAGCTTCAATGCGAAATCAAGCTGCATTTCATAATATGATCCCATCAGTTAATCAAGGTAATGCAGTGCGTGGGATCAGTTCAGATGTTTCTCCAGGCACAGGACCTAGAAATTTAAATACAACCCAACCCGGTGGCTTCATAGGTTCACCATATCCCATATTGTCAGGTCTTCAATATCCATTGGCATATCCAGCGGATAGTGGGCATTTGGGTGATTCTAATGGTTCAGGCCATCCTGTTAATATTAAAACCAACCCAGCAAAATCTTCAAGCCCTACCACAAATTCTGGAACTCAGATAGAAG GCCCTCCTGGAGctaatttatttatatatcatATTCCACAAGAATATGGCGATCAAGAGCTCTCAAATGCCTTTCAGGGATTTGGCAGGGTTTTAAGTGCTAAAGTGTTTATAGACAAAGCAACTGGTGTTAGTAAATGCTTTG GTTTCGTCAGTTATGACACGCCTGCAGCTGCCCAGGCTGCCATCAATGTGATGAATGGCTTCCAATTAGGTGGTAAGAAGTTGAAGGTACAacttaagaaagaaaacaaaGTAAACCACATAAATGGTGAAATTCGTTTATGA
- the LOC135623234 gene encoding RNA-binding protein BRN1-like isoform X2: MAEGEKRGGERGEESVKLFVGQVPKHMTEEELMDLFKEVALVDEVSIIKDKVTKASRGCCFLFCPSRQEADKAVAACHNKRTLPGASSPMQVKYADGEPERLEHKLFIGMLPKNISDTEVAVLFSKYGTIRDLLILRGSQQISKGCAFLKYETKEQALTALEALNGKHRMEGSSVPLVVKWADTEKERQARRAQKAQSQASNVSNPSSMQQPSIFGALPMGYMSPYNGYGYQPPGTYGLMQYPLASMRNQAAFHNMIPSVNQGNAVRGISSDVSPGTGPRNLNTTQPGGFIGSPYPILSGLQYPLAYPADSGHLGDSNGSGHPVNIKTNPAKSSSPTTNSGTQIEGPPGANLFIYHIPQEYGDQELSNAFQGFGRVLSAKVFIDKATGVSKCFGFVSYDTPAAAQAAINVMNGFQLGGKKLKVQLKKENKVNHINGEIRL, encoded by the exons ATGGCGGAAGGAGAGAAGAGAGGAGGGGAGAGGGGAGAAGAGAGCGTGAAGCTGTTTGTGGGACAGGTACCTAAGCACATGACGGAGGAGGAGCTCATGGACCTGTTCAAGGAGGTGGCTCTCGTCGACGAAGTCAGCATCATCAAGGACAAAGTCACCAAGGCGTCCCGAG GTTGCTGTTTCCTGTTCTGCCCGTCGCGGCAGGAGGCCGACAAGGCGGTCGCGGCGTGCCATAACAAGCGGACGCTCCCCGGT GCTTCTAGTCCAATGCAAGTGAAGTATGCTGATGGTGAGCCGGAAAGGCTAG AGCACAAGCTTTTCATTGGAATGCTTCCAAAGAACATATCTGATACTGAAGTTGCAGTGTTATTTTCAAAATATGGTACTATTAGGGACTTACTGATCTTGAGAGGTTCTCAACAAATAAGTAAAG GCTGTGCatttttgaaatatgaaacaaaagAACAGGCTTTGACAGCCCTTGAAGCCTTAAATGGGAAACATAGGATGGAG GGTTCAAGTGTGCCTCTGGTTGTTAAGTGGGCTGACACAGAAAAGGAAAGGCAAGCTCGAAGGGCACAAAAAGCTCAATCTCAGGCATCTAATGTTTCTAATCCCAGTTCAATGCAGCAGCCATCAATATTTGGAGCATTACCAATGGGGTATATGTCTCCATATAATGGATATGGGTATCAG CCACCTGGAACTTATGGACTTATGCAGTATCCTCTAGCTTCAATGCGAAATCAAGCTGCATTTCATAATATGATCCCATCAGTTAATCAAGGTAATGCAGTGCGTGGGATCAGTTCAGATGTTTCTCCAGGCACAGGACCTAGAAATTTAAATACAACCCAACCCGGTGGCTTCATAGGTTCACCATATCCCATATTGTCAGGTCTTCAATATCCATTGGCATATCCAGCGGATAGTGGGCATTTGGGTGATTCTAATGGTTCAGGCCATCCTGTTAATATTAAAACCAACCCAGCAAAATCTTCAAGCCCTACCACAAATTCTGGAACTCAGATAGAAG GCCCTCCTGGAGctaatttatttatatatcatATTCCACAAGAATATGGCGATCAAGAGCTCTCAAATGCCTTTCAGGGATTTGGCAGGGTTTTAAGTGCTAAAGTGTTTATAGACAAAGCAACTGGTGTTAGTAAATGCTTTG GTTTCGTCAGTTATGACACGCCTGCAGCTGCCCAGGCTGCCATCAATGTGATGAATGGCTTCCAATTAGGTGGTAAGAAGTTGAAGGTACAacttaagaaagaaaacaaaGTAAACCACATAAATGGTGAAATTCGTTTATGA
- the LOC103998266 gene encoding probable indole-3-pyruvate monooxygenase YUCCA5 has protein sequence MENKRVMGEEVVVIVGAGQSGLAAAACLTELSVPCVILEREDCIASLWRNRCYDRVSLHLQKQFCQLPHAPHPPETPMYIPKQDFIRYLEDYAARFRLRINLQRKVESTKYDEEAGRWRLVATNGEDGSMEEYVARYVVVATGENDEMVVPKIPGLEGFSGPVVHSSLYRSGSEYKGKSVLVVGCGNSGMEVALDLAENGATTHIVVRNKFHIVTKEIWVKAMILSRLFPCKVVDAVILLLCHLEFGSLAKYGIRRPAKGPMYLKEHTPVYPVLDCGTVKKIKSGDIKVLPAIKHIEGNDVTFSDGRTQHFDAIVLATGYRSTVKRWLKGDDSLIDETGMAKQTHPNNWKGRNGLYCAGLSRRGIYGSAEDALKIANDIGDDYKHTQ, from the exons ATGGAGAACAAGAGAGTGAtgggggaggaggtggtggtgataGTTGGAGCTGGGCAGTCCGGGCTTGCGGCGGCGGCGTGCCTGACGGAGCTGTCGGTGCCGTGCGTCATCCTGGAGCGCGAAGATTGCATCGCCTCCCTCTGGCGCAACCGCTGCTACGACCGCGTCTCCCTCCACCTGCAGAAGCAGTTCTGCCAGCTGCCGCACGCGCCGCACCCGCCGGAGACGCCGATGTACATTCCCAAGCAGGACTTCATCCGGTACCTGGAAGACTACGCGGCGCGGTTCCGCCTCCGGATCAACCTGCAGCGCAAGGTGGAGTCGACGAAGTACGACGAGGAGGCGGGGAGGTGGCGGCTCGTAGCGACGAACGGCGAGGACGGGAGCATGGAGGAGTACGTGGCGAGGTACGTGGTGGTGGCGACCGGGGAGAACGACGAGATGGTGGTGCCGAAGATCCCGGGGCTGGAGGGGTTCAGCGGCCCGGTGGTGCACTCGAGCCTGTACCGCTCCGGTTCGGAGTACAAAGGCAAGTCGGTGCTGGTGGTTGGGTGCGGTAACTCCGGCATGGAGGTGGCGCTCGATCTGGCCGAGAATGGCGCCACCACTCACATCGTAGTAAGAAACAAG TTCCACATTGTAACCAAAGAGATATGGGTAAAGGCCATGATTCTAAGCAGATTATTTCCATGTAAAGTAGTGGACGCCGTCATTCTCCTACTATGCCATCTAGAGTTTGGCAGTCTGGCCAAGTATGGCATCCGCAGACCGGCAAAGGGACCGATGTATCTCAAGGAGCACACCCCAGTGTATCCTGTCCTGGATTGTGGCACAGTGAAGAAGATAAAGTCTGGAGACATAAAG GTTTTACCTGCGATAAAGCACATCGAAGGAAACGACGTGACGTTCTCCGATGGAAGAACTCAGCACTTCGACGCCATCGTTCTCGCTACAGGCTACAGAAGCACAGTGAAGAGATGGCTCAAG GGTGATGACAGTCTTATCGACGAAACTGGAATGGCGAAGCAGACGCACCCCAACAACTGGAAAGGGCGGAATGGACTTTACTGTGCTGGGCTTTCAAGGAGAGGGATTTATGGGTCTGCAGAAGATGCATTAAAAATAGCTAATGATATTGGTGACGACTACAAGCATACACAATGA